One Helianthus annuus cultivar XRQ/B chromosome 12, HanXRQr2.0-SUNRISE, whole genome shotgun sequence genomic region harbors:
- the LOC110897107 gene encoding zinc finger BED domain-containing protein RICESLEEPER 2-like — MSSGAGEQGSNGAGEQRSSGAGEQRSSGAARTAFFLHPRKSFYPGNFRMSSNKEPDVMETVDVDLDYEDNIELDDGLLDKDDGVSPVGKKRKRKNASDVHPHFVEVEGKKTGFINFEPVAKDGENSLFRTETKRAYDQMKCREMIAKLIIMHELPFSFVEYHWFNQLLKYNNPLFQRVSRATIRRDCIKVVEGERERIKKMLRKVNMISLTSDCWTSNQTIGYMCLTAHFVDCDWKLNKCIIGFNELAPPHSGEVISDAILECLIKWGIQDKIGTITLDNASNNDRAATILMHNFQVKNKLHFQGLFFHIRCCAHILNLVVQDGLGTIESCTSKVREGVKYLKKSTGRLKKFGEIAVSIGIDIRRSLCIDVKTRWNSTHRMLDSAIYYKRAFEGYAARDSNYVWCPTNDEWTRAEKVCKLLAVFLKATEMFSGSTYPTTNLFLTEIYKVKREISNAFLSCDSFLKEMSIPMYEKFDKYWGEIGVLMCIASILDPRYKKLSVEWTFDRLYVGDECLKRVEDVETKLESLFKKYHNTFMASKASMSHSNISTSSNEPTQDVDDFHAFLKRRPVETGKKTELEVYLDEPNDECVDDSKYDVLKWWSQHCSKFPVLSRMAKDMFSILITTVASESAFSAGGRILDDYRSSLSKDMVELLVCGSDWLKSGSKATIKTLKQCADEEENLEIEVLIPDGCGTST; from the exons ATGAGCAGCGGAGCAGGGGAGCAGGGGAGCAACGGAGCAGGGGAGCAGCGGAGCAGCGGAGCAGGGGAGCAGCGGAGCAGCGGAGCCGCACGTACGGCGTTCTTTCTTCATCCTCGGAAATCTTTTTATCCTGGTAATTTTCG AATGTCGAGTAATAAGGAACCAGATGTAATGGAGACTGTTGATGTTGATTTAGATTATGAAGATAATATTGAGCTAGATGATGGGTTATTAGATAAGGACGATGGAGTGTCGCCCGTAGGTAAAAAACGAAAGCGAAAGAATGCTTCTGATGTGCATCCACATTTTGTTGAGGTTGAAG GTAAAAAAACAGGGTTCATCAACTTTGAGCCAGTTGCTAAAGATGGTGAAAATAGTTTATTCAGGACTGAGACAAAAAGGGCTTATGATCAAATGAAGTGTCGTGAAATGATTGCAAAGTTGATAATAATGCATGAACTGCCCTTTTCATTTGTCGAGTATCATTGGTTTAATCAGTTATTAAAGTATAACAATCCTTTATTTCAAAGAGTTAGTAGGGCAACAATCAGAAGAGATTGTATAAAGGTGGTGGAAGGAGAAAGAGAAAGGATAAAAAAGATGTTGAGAAAGGTGAATATGATATCACTTACAAGCGATTGTTGGACATCAAACCAGACAATTGGTTACATGTGTCTAACAGCCCACTTTGTTGATTGTGATTGGAAGTTGAATAAGTGCATTATTGGTTTCAATGAACTTGCACCACCCCATAGTGGTGAGGTTATATCAGATGCTATCTTAGAATGTCTTATAAAGTGGGGTATTCAAGACAAGATAGGTACCATTACTTTAGACAATGCAAGTAACAACGATAGGGCAGCCACTATTCTGATGCATAACTTCCAAGTGAAAAATAAATTACATTTTCAGGGGTTGTTTTTTCATATTAGATGTTGTGCTCACATTCTAAACTTGGTAGTACAAGATGGTTTGGGTACTATAGAATCGTGTACTTCAAAAGTtagagaaggtgtgaagtacttGAAAAAGTCTACAGGACGTTTAAAGAAGTTTGGTGAAATAGCTGTGTCCATTGGTATCGACATTCGGCGTTCGCTTTGTATCGATGTGAAAACTAGGTGGAACTCAACTCATCGGATGCTTGATTCGGCTATTTACTACAAACGAGCTTTTGAAGGTTATGCAGCGAGAGATTCTAACTATGTATGGTGCCCCACAAATGATGAATGGACTCGTGCTGAAAAGGTTTGCAAGCTGTTAGCAGTTTTTCTAAAAGCTACTGAAATGTTTTCAG GTTCAACATATCCAACTACTAACTTGTTTCTCACGGAAATATATAAGGTGAAAAGAGAGATAAGTAATGCTTTCTTGTCATGTGATTCTTTCTTGAAGGAAATGAGTATACCTATGTATGAGAAGTTTGATAAGTATTGGGGTGAAATCGGGGTCCTAATGTgcattgcttctattttagatcCCCGTTATAAGAAGTTGTCGGTTGAATGGACTTTTGATAGGTTGTACGTAGGAGATGAATGTTTAAAGCGGGTTGAAGATGTAGAAACCAAGTTAGAATCTCTTTTTAAAAAGTATCATAATACATTCATGGCATCTAAGGCTTCCATGAGTCACTCAAATATTTCAACATCTTCTAACGAACCGACTCAAGATGTAGATGATTTTCATGCTTTCCTCAAACGTAGACCTGTTGAAACTGGAAAAAAAACTGAACTTGAGGTGTATCTGGACGAGCCAAATGATGAATGTGTGGATGATTCAAAATATGATGTGTTGAAATGGTGGAGCCAACATTGTAGCAAATTTCCTGTATTAAGCAGGATGGCTAAAGATATGTTTAGCATTCTGATCACAACTGTTGCATCGGAATCAGCTTTCAGTGCTGGTGGACGCATATTGGACGACTATCGGAGCTCTCTTTCAAAGGACATGGTGGAACTTCTTGTTTGTGGAAGTGATTGGTTAAAGTCCGGCTCAAAAGCAACCATTAAAACATTAAAG CAATGTGCGGACGAAGAAGAAAATTTGGAGATTGAAGTGTTGATTCCAGATGGATGTGGTACAAGCACTTGA